In the Schaalia hyovaginalis genome, AGGGAACCGCCTCGACATCCTCTTCCTGAGCCTTGAGGACCTGGGCCTTGTGGGCCTCCCAACGGGCCTGGGCCTCGGCGTACTGGGCCTCCCAGGCCTCGCGCTGAGCCTCGTAGCCCTCCATCCACTCCTGGGTCTCCGGATCGAAGCCCTCGGGGTACTTGTAGTTGCCGTTCTCGTCGTACTCGGCGGCCATGCCGTAGAGCGAGGGATCGAATTCCTCGGAGGTCGGATCCACGCCCTCGTTCGCCTGCTTGAGCGACAGGGAGATGCGGCGGCGCTCGAGATCGATGTCGATGACCTTGACGAAGGCGTCGTCGCCGACCTTGACGACCTGGTCGGGCAGGTCGATGTGGCGCTGCGCGAGCTCGGAGATGTGGACGAGGCCCTCGATGCCGTCCTCGACGCGCACGAAGGCGCCGAAGGGGACGAGCTTGGTGACCTTGCCCGGCACGACCTGGCCGATCGCGTGGGTGCGCGCGAAGGCCTGCCACGGATCCTCCTGGGTCGCCTTGAGCGAGAGGGAGACGCGCTCGCGATCCATGTCGACGTCGAGGACCTCGACGGTGACTTCCTGACCGACCTCGACGACCTCGGAGGGGTGGTCGATGTGCTTCCAGGACAGTTCGGAGACGTGCACGAGGCCGTCGACGCCGCCGAGATCGACGAAGGCGCCGAAGTTGACGATCGAGGAGACGTTGCCCGTGCGGACCTGGCCCTTGGCCAGGGTGTGGAGGAAGTTCGTGCGGACCTCGGACTGGGTCTGCTCGAGCCACGCGCGACGGGACAGGACCACGTTGTTGCGGTTCTTGTCGAGCTCGATGATCTTCGCCTCGATCTCGCGGCCGATGTAGGGCTGGAGATCGCGGACGCGGCGCATCTCGACGAGGGAGGCGGGCAGGAAGCCGCGCAGGCCGATGTCGAGGATCAGGCCGCCCTTGACGACCTCGATGACGGTGCCGGTGACGACGCCGTCCTCCTCCTTGACCTTCTCGATCTGGCCCCAGGCGCGCTCGTACTGGGCGCGCTTCTTC is a window encoding:
- the rpsA gene encoding 30S ribosomal protein S1, whose product is MTTNTPQVAVNDIGSTEDLLAAIDETIKYFNDGDIVEGTVVKVDHDEVLLDIGYKTEGVILSRELSIKHDVNPDDVVAVGDKVEALVLQKEDKEGRLLLSKKRAQYERAWGQIEKVKEEDGVVTGTVIEVVKGGLILDIGLRGFLPASLVEMRRVRDLQPYIGREIEAKIIELDKNRNNVVLSRRAWLEQTQSEVRTNFLHTLAKGQVRTGNVSSIVNFGAFVDLGGVDGLVHVSELSWKHIDHPSEVVEVGQEVTVEVLDVDMDRERVSLSLKATQEDPWQAFARTHAIGQVVPGKVTKLVPFGAFVRVEDGIEGLVHISELAQRHIDLPDQVVKVGDDAFVKVIDIDLERRRISLSLKQANEGVDPTSEEFDPSLYGMAAEYDENGNYKYPEGFDPETQEWMEGYEAQREAWEAQYAEAQARWEAHKAQVLKAQEEDVEAVPSVEEQASYSTPVDNSGTLASDEALAALREKLTNNN